The Danaus plexippus chromosome 17, MEX_DaPlex, whole genome shotgun sequence genome contains the following window.
gtgcatttttttttttgcaacgaAACTGCTTTCCTGATTCCAATGTTTTTCTGTTATAGCTGGCACGGTTGGCATTCTGAGTGCATATTCTGTAATCTGCTGGAATgtgttattattgataatcTGTTTTATTGTTCTTGACAggataatgattttatttttcccaGTGAATTCCTTTATAGTAGTTTATATGTAGTAGTGaagtaaacaaaattagttccatttaagtatattttttttttgcaagttttttaatagatttattataaaagttatcttTAGTTTCTTGAACTTCGTTCGAAAATAGTTTTCGTTGAGGCGATATTTTCATTGTgctaaatttaaaaccaatagCATGGCAAGCTGGGATGCAGTCGTTTGTTGTGTTATTACGAGGCTTATACGATGGGTACTACCTGAAATTGTTAGCTgttttgctataaaaattacaagaaatcTAAAACAAATGCCTATCTATGATATAAGGTACGGCCATGATatcatttttgaaaatattttaaaatacttcacTAAGCCTCATAACACAATTAAGTCAACTAAAAAATGTCTGAAAGATGTCACAATTTACCTTTCATGTGAATAAATGGAATTATCATGAAATTTAAACGCCTAACACCTGTAGGCATTAAGGTTTTGATTTGCTATTTAAGTGCTGTATAATGCGGTTGATAGTATTAAGGGAATCATAAAGCACGTCACGCTTGCATGGTCTCCAATGCGAATGGGTCAAGTGTTTACCCTCGGGGTGGGGGTGGTATTGGTAGCGACTTCACTGCTGCCCCGACATCATACACAGTGTTGACCTCTCACCTTCAGTGACTAAATTACAATCTAGTTTTAATAGTGTccatttgaaaaaattattttgaagtcTTTAGTTCAGGTGAGCGTTGATGTAactattataatcatttaaaaacagtataattatgtatgtatatatatatatatatatatatataaatattttattttatttctcatcatttttttcatattatttcgtCAATTTCTTTTCTCTACAATGTGTATCACCgacgtataatatatatgacatgTAAATGATACATGATATGTAATTCCTTCATATCATTCCTATGATATCATTATCACGGATGTTAAACAATGCTCGAGGCGTGTCTATACTCGTGACTCGTATTAGTTCTGCGAGTGTCAATGAAATATCTCACTTCCGAAGTCTGTTCATGATGTACAAATGTTTTCTTTGatggatatttttattcttgcaTTAGTCACGAATGATTATGACATTTGTGACAGTAAAGGCGCTGCTAGATTGATACTCTACATGAATCATGTGTAATGTAGgcgaatataatataatattcaccaTTGTTACGTACGTAATGAATATTACGTTTTAAGTTtaagttttcataataaattctatgaagaaaattataaggtgtattaataaatatgattattttaacgtgctttatttttcataGGGATCATTGATTTGTGTTGCAGGTAGAGAGAGTGCCAGCAGTCACTCTCACCAGCAACAGGACGAAGAAGACAGAGAGGATACGAAACCACGATGTTCCTTCTGTGACGAACCATTCCCTAATATTGATGCGTAAGTTGCATTATAATGgttcaaattttaatcaataacatATACGTAACATTGTAACCACgataaaactgaaaaactatatatatgtaagtgtttaagattataataatataatgtcacAGTTTTGggttgaaatatttcttataaattttaacttcataCCAATCAATCTCTATTCAAATTCTGTGATATATTTGATACAaaacattcattcattcaaagTCATTCCTTATCTATTCGAGCTGCCGTAAGAGGCCGCGGGATATAATCAATTTCATACGTCTTCAAAACCATTAACTTGTACCCATTACTATTTAGCCATctgaaataagatttatttcatactaGTGATGTGCCCGTTCGATAAGACACGCGTCGATAATTTGTTACGGGCACGcgacgtaatatttttaaaattactatatgtAAGCTATGCAATtattacacataaataaatttcggtagataattttgacaatattacaaattatgttAGGTAATCTGGTTGGAATGATAAGAATAGTCggacttaaattttttttattaacaaatacctTGTCAAAAGAAGTCTTAGCattattggattttatttcaaattatcgtttaaagaatttagtatatatttcactttcattattatttgaaataactaaaaacCGTCGTCTTgtccttaatatataaaaaggaatcttaaaaaagtaatgttaGTTAAAAGAGGTACATTAAACAcgtcaatgtttattttttaataaataaaattactacaatacataatatataataaaatataattaaccaaaatataagtatatcaacaatacttttaaatacagGTCTAAATTAGATACAATTAGgtacatttattgtaaaataaactgtCAAGGTAAATCAGTGCTGACTCTTGTTCAGGCTTAGTgaacttttattgttatttttagtcATTACACAACCATATTTTGATGGATGTGGTTATCCAGATCCACTTTCGAAGACTGTCACAACTGGTATCATTACGTCGGAAATACAATTCAACCGCGATCTATTAGCTTTATCTAACTATAACAATAACTTGAAAGGGTCCTATTGTGTAATGTGgtgttgtaaaattatatctatataaaactaaatcattATTGTACTATAATTCCGATTCTGGtgtattctttatattaaaagctgCCTGGGTCGTATAGCTTAAACAATGTTAATAGACTAAGTCATTCTTCGTGGTTATTATCACGATCTTATTAGAATCATATTGAAATTTCTTATAGTTTTTTTGCGCTAAACGTCATAAAATTTAGTATACAGTGACGAACAATAGTACTTCAAGAGAATCCATTCAATATATATGGAAACAAAAATCATTATGCATAAAGGATTTtacagtaaaaatttaatatgtctcttgaatattttcaaagactACGTATAGATTTCAGGATTCAATTGCAGAATTTGCAACATACAGAGCGTTAACAGTTTTTCACACAGTAATCTTCTCACGTTATAAGTATCGAAGTatattatgaatgataaaaaacCTGCTAGTTAGTTTAGATTTATGTGAATTAAGTTGACTAAATAGCCCTTCATTCAAAAtcccttaataaaatttcagcgCGGTTTGatatatcaatacaaaacGATAAAAGAATTACTAGCAAGATTCATTACTGAATTATTcgatatgtaattaaaacggctatatattttttatatcactaaAAGTTTGACATTtaacgaaacaaaaaaataaactctatTAACATCTCGAAGACATTAAACGTTATGTCCACTCGTACATTAATTCTAATACGCATAATAATGCTCTATACTTCTTATAGCCTTCGATAcagttgttataattttagtctCTAATATAATGTCATAATGAATTTTGCTAAACAAGGTCGTTCGTTTGTTTGCTTTGTGAAATCTATATAGACTGTAATTACTTCTGTTACTTCACaatagattaatataatataaacatacaactTGATTGGTTTGTGGAcaacaaaaatgttacttCGCCTGGTTAAAAAAAAGGGaactttaatgaattttactaTCAATTGAAGCGTATATGAATCACGAACGGTGTTgcgtttgattttaattttattaaattgagaaTATGCGACGGTTTCTTatcaaaaaacttaaaaatagcaGTTAATAGCATTTAATCGGTCTACCTGATCTGAGTGTATGTGGGTGGAGTTAATAGATCGGCTGTGGATGAAAGTTGTTCATTGGATGTTATCAATACAAGAACATGAGATCAATTCTACGATCAGCATCGCATAATTGACTATTCTCCTGTGTGTTCAAACCCTAATTTACATTAGAACACAGATTGAGTAATTGATTACCCAAGAAAACGATTTCATTTACTGagcaacatttaaataacattttgttttattgttaaatagagtcttaaattaaaaaaaaattagtttgcatattttatatctatgaaatcattataaaaattcaagtcaaaatacatttaagtagaaaaaggacaaaaaaataaaatagtaaagaaATATAGTTTTGCTTATAATTTATGTCACAATCATTTCTCAATTTTGaccagtttttttattatattcatataaaatgaaaactcggaaacaaaaaaaaaaatcaatattaaattctgtCTATTAGTGTACACGAGGTAGGCTGTATATTACAAACCATACACACTCTACTTACGAAGTGAGTAATGTAAGCAATACAACCATTACTAgcattagattttatttcaaagattaattaaaagatacgGCATGCGGTCTGACGAGAGTGAAAACGTTCCATCTTATCATTGACAAGAGGACTATCGAACAAGCCAACATCAAACGGCCTTTCTCCGGGGTCTTAAATCTGTGCTTGTCTAAGCTGCGGTGTAATCCGGCCAATTATGATTCTTGCGTAATATCAAACAGGTGTTATGTTGTAAGTAGCCCGAGGCAAGGGTTGCGTGTGATAGTCTAGTTACATCAAACAAtaccatacatttttatatacacgtTTCAGTTTTttgtaatctatttttttttaaatctcatcCTGTTTTGATTTCTACTATAATAACAATAGGTATGGGATGCTGATGAGTAACAGCGTACCTCCATAATGACATTGTTGTGACACTACGTACATGTGcaatttatgacaaaaatgAATTGGAACATTCTCTGTGTAGACGAAAACATGTTTGAATTATGTATCAGTCGAGTGGCTATAAGTTGTCTGCGTAGGCGATCCTTGGTTtagatatagatattattttgtcttCCTGTACTTGCATCCGAGACGTTTAATGCAGCTTTACCGATACCAGTTCGTTAGGCTTATCTTTTCACTTTCTATTATGGATATTGATGGAATCCAACGGTGCTTTGTATAAAAGCGAGTATTAGAGGgctgttttgaaatttaaatgaattaactaaaatattaaagtaaatatagttgatacaatttatgtttgttttctcTACAGACTTGACCGTCACTTGATTCAAGCACATGCCCAGCCAGCTTCGGCATATCATTGCGAGCTGTGCAACAGAGCGTACAGTTCCCGGGCACTTCTCCTAAGACACCGGGCGTTAACACATACCGATATCAGGAAATATCCCTGCGAGAATTGTCCTAAGGTATTTAAATCcaacacatattatatattttgtaaggtAGTCGTAtcataaaaggtttttaaaagtaaatctttcaaaattttgtatgtcCTTCGAAACCTGGCGTCATTACAGGTATTTACCGATCCTTCCAACCTCCAGCGCCACATCCGCGCGCAGCACGTGGGTGCCCGCAGCCACGCCTGCCCTGAATGCGGCAAGACCTTCGCCACCAGCTCCGGCCTTAAGCAGCACACACATATTCACTCCAGTGTCAAGCCCTTCCAGTGCAAAGTCTGCttcaaggtatttttattaaattcatgtttattaaaaaaaaacttacatttaattatttttttaatctgaaaaaaaacttcattacaattattattgaatcaaaaattctaattatttcgttattattattttcaggcATACACACAATTCTCTAATTTGTGCAGACACAAACGAATGCACGTTGCGTGTAGAGCATTGGTAGAGTGTGGGAAATGTGGACAATCATTTACGTCGTACGCATCTCTTACTAAGCATAAAAGATTTTGCGATACTGCTTCTGCAACGAACGTAAATCTCAGAGGACAAATTGGTCAAGGATTACCGCAGATACCACCTATCCCAAACGTCATGaataatccgaataatacAAATCCATTCCCCATGTACAGAGGTCCAGCTCTGCCGTTACCATACAACACTTTCGCACATTACCCAGCCTTTATCTCCGCTGCTGCCGCCGCAGCTTGCCCCCCAGACTTTTTAAGTCCCCTCCTCTTCAATGTCCAAGGAGCGAGGTTAGCTATGGAGCATGATTTGGCACTTAACGCCAGTTTAATGGCCAAGCAACAACAGGAAGAACGCATGTCAGTAAAAAAGGAAACAGAGAGCATAGATAGTTCAACATCtgtagatataataaataaagcgaAAGAAATTACCAGAGATGAGAAAGATATGGATGTAGACAGAGTAACACCGAAACCTCAGGAACATTATGTAAAACAATCACCGCCGTCGGCTGAAGAGGCTACTTCAAAACAACGTCCTTCTCCAGTGATGCCACTGTCGACTACTGTTGGACCCTTTGATTTTGCaagaaatgaaacaaaacacaACTCTATGTAcgatttttctttgaaaaataacaacGAAACTTTAGAAAATAAGTCAATGTCTCCTCAACCTAAAGATTTGACGAGGAACAACATGTCCAGTGATGTGGAAAAACAATCAAGATATTCTAATTTAGAAGAAGAAACAAAAGAGCAGAATGACCAACCGCTCGACTTATCTGTCACTCGAAAACAACGTGACAAGGAGTCAGACCTAGAAAATGATGATCATTCCTTTCGAAATTCATCGATTAAATCTTATTCACCTGCTGAAAGTCCTGTTGATAGAGAGAATAAGACTCCGGAAAATGAGACAACTGATGTTGACGTGGAAGCAGTTGAACCCAAAAGAGAGGATTCCCCAGTGTCAATGATGTCTCCTCCCTTAGCATTCCCAATGGCTGTACATGCTCAGCACAATAACAGTCTCATGAACGCAATGTACCCACCACGTTTTACACGTTTCCATTCGACTTCTGACTCCATACTAAGCGCACAGCACTCACCATACGTTCCCAGcccgtttaattttttatcgcCACTTCTCGGCACTGACGGCCCCGATAGGCAATCAAGTGCCTATGCGAAATTTCGAGAACTTAGCGCTGGTTCCGGCAAACTGCGAGATCGCTACGCTTGCAAATTTTGCGGAAAAGTATTTCCGCGAAGTGCCAACTTAACGCGTCATTTACGTACGCACACCGGCGAGCAACCATACAAGTGCAAATATTGTGAGCGTTCCTTTTCCATATCCTCTAATTTACAGCGACACGTAAGAAACATTCATAACAAAGAGAGACCGTTTAGATGTCAGTTATGCGATAGATGTTTCGGTCAGCAGACTAACCTAGATCGACACCTTAAGAAACATGAGGCGGAAGGTGGTGATTCACCAAGTTCCGGGGATACTGAACACGACGCGTGTTTTGATGATATTCGTTCTTTCATGGGGAAGGTGACCTGTTCTCCTGGAGCAGGATCTCCAGCAGCGACCTCTCCTCACCCATCTCACGCCCCACATCCTTCTCATCGACCTTCAGCGCTTTCCATTTCCACCTAGCCCTCGGCCTACCCGCTGCCGCCAGCTCCTCTATGGCCTCAGCCTTTTGAATAGTGTTTAGTGACGTCATTGGTTCATACGAATCCCAAAAGACTATGATGTTTGTACGTAAAGGCCTCAATAAAGGTCtctataaaatagatttattatttctatttaatgaaaaatgaatcATTTAACTAAGGGAATACTTCTGATAACTTGCAATTTTAACATCCTTTTTCATGACaagaataaatgtaaaatttttagtgtAAAAATAGATTAGCGGTTTAATGCGTTCCTAGATTTAATTGTGatcttaaaaatggttttcgcTTTTTGCGACATTCTGCACATAGATAGggatataattgtataaaataaattaggagTAGTAATTGTATTGGGCAATATAAAACTTGATTAGGtgcatttgtaaaatattgttatcaaatataattggCGAAATTTAATTAGAGATGTTATTATTTGATCTCTTGTTAGTCAAAAATCTACCAAAGCAATTGTTCTAATATATTCGGGTTGGGTTTGTATgggataaattaatataaaattttcacaagtattacattacattgtaacaaatacgattaaatgatattttgttaaatttgttatttacgtGTTATTGTACATAATTCACTTCGAGCATATCATGTGTTTAGATAGGATCAAAACTACACGTCTtagatattgtaattaaatcttcagataaaattatattattataaatttttcttatataagttCTCTGTATTTAAGAATTATCTTAAGAAACGTTCCAGGTTATTTCGGTCATATCTTAAACATTTGTAGGCATAACTGTAACTAAATTAAGGTCGACgatgttttaatatgaattaatttttctttatgtcCATCAAAATGGTTcactgtaaattatataaaaataatgcaatacATGAAATAGATTTGTACTGTTATCACACCCTCGTGGCACTCGTATTGATAAGAATATTGTCACACAATAAACGCGTCTCTcgttcatttgtttattttttctcttcttcagtttcatatatattaagaactaATTTGTCATAACGAAGTTACAAGTCGAGttattttcttgaaaattttaataaaaattttcaatgtcaCAGGAACATGTCACAGGCGGAACTCTGAAATAAACAGACAAAAATGGACCGTTTCTGAGAGATTTTTAAACGCAACTTTCTTAACCCGGCTTCGATCAAATGTTTCAAATCTTTCATCGAGCTCCTCCATTGCAGCAATATAGAAAAAACTTATTCTTAGCTTCTTCCTTTGAAAGACAGAAAATCACAGAAACAGATTCAGTTGCTTTTCtcataaactttatttataagaaaaagatATCAGAAGAGTGACCGTAATACACGCTTGTCCAAACATGTCTTTAcattcaatttttattgttaaattacaCTCTACGATTGAAGTGGGCGATACATCAGCGTGATTTTAAATCTAGTAACGGTCAAACTCGAAGGTGCTATGAAGGcactaacttaattttattgcagCACTTTATGCTCTAAGATCCATTGCATAccctaaattaaaattacattttaaatttccagGTTCTGGCTTTCAGATTACTCTATACAATGCTAACTGACGTACGCAAGCAATTattgtctaaaataattatgtattacaaatatgCGTGGTTGTAAATATACTTCTATTTGGTAGaactaaaatttaagttcAGCAAATTATAGTCATCTGTAATTAATATCCTGTTCCGTATTGTGTATCaactgataattaaaaatgcaattaTTTCTTAGTCACTGTCGTATTTcaaaccaaatatttttttattttaaattctttaaaaactaCTCACAAGGAGTATGAGCAATGTGATCATATAATATCTTATAGAATATAGCTTGATACGTATGGCTTTATTCTgataatctaaaattattttaatacattaaaaaaattatataatgcagAAATatactcaaaatataaaagataccGTTGCTTTATAATGTCTCAGCAATTTTATAACAGCGTGCTCAATTATAAAATGCTCAAAATGGTTATGCGTCAAAATTGATATCGAATGTCCGCATGGGAAAAAGAAGAACTATATCAATCAAAGCGGAGGCTTCTGGATCATTCTCAGTGGTTGCTGTGAATTGTCCTCGCTCCAATTTGCTTCTTATACCTTATGTGTTCATACGAAACCCGCTTCGTGCAATTAAATGCGATCTCTGACTGTAAATTTTTCTTGTAGTATTTTTTCCCCATTTAACCACCTGTCATTACTGCGGCAATAAATCTCTCCTTTGTAACGATTCGTTAAGAACTTCATTAAACTTTTTGACGTATATTATTCGATTGAAATCATGGGAATGTCGAGCCCAAAAATTTTTAGCGTCGCAATATTTATTGAAccgtattaattaaaaagttgcaCACGTTATCTAGCATCGACAGATATGTGccaataagtaattaatataagtgcCATAATCCTACGAGCGCatgtaatattatcaaaatagtaTCACCTTGCTCtaacatttaaatctattagaaacgatttattaaatctgatgtgtgatttatatcatatattttttatttgacagtttataatacaaaattagcTGTAATCGTTGAATGTAACAGGTCCTATTTGATttctaattgattttattaacacaaacCCACCACCCACCTGCtgattaatacataaataaatcaatctcGTTACAATTACATCCGTTATAACAGAAAGGTATCGTGAcgtttgttaaaatgttatatcataCAATAAGGAACAATTAGTTTTGAATCAGATGGAAGAGACCAATCATATGTAATCGGAATCCGACTAGAACACattccttattatttttaattacatatatagttcatagaattattaaataactatacagATTGTTCTTTATGGCATGAATCgtttatgttttttctataaatgaattatatgtccaagtacatataatttaatattgattttatttctaacaaccGTCGCATCTGTATAGTTTCATGACAATAaatcgttatttttaaattatcatgttTCTACTCCCTATGCTTCgagattaaaacaaatatttaccagGCGGATGTGGGTGATATAGCCTTTTATACAGAGTGTTCCAATAAGACGTGTTGCGTacaattattaagttttcatttaaagcaTTACAAAAATTGCTAAAACATCTCGCCCTGTTATCGTTTGTTAAATACGTCTGACTGACTGTGATGGATTACCGTCCGAaggaaattatgtttttaattgacTTTAAGCAATGACTTTCGCCAtaccttattatatttatatgaataatgaatTCGTAATTCCTTGTATggaatatcatttatttctctatcaatatattatttaatatgtttgtcCGTCTGTTATTAATGGTTATACTGAT
Protein-coding sequences here:
- the LOC116771443 gene encoding histone-lysine N-methyltransferase MECOM-like isoform X2, with translation MRSKAVAKRLNSLTLRENDGADPATDTAADSHESVSPPPSPSSGASESAPTLVHIKQENMAPGTDMKEYYSALDFGLQESYLTNYEYSRKYFSRPLELPNDRFLDQTKTPDEEDDFMDLEKSEPNLPRELKLMKSGGIVAKAIIPAGTKYGPFNGKSEVFGKNGVRSWLDAAADKSNWFKLVRCATSPHEVNLQHEKFAGQVWYKVTRDVSAGQELLVGAWTSLPLQDVLTTGRESASSHSHQQQDEEDREDTKPRCSFCDEPFPNIDALDRHLIQAHAQPASAYHCELCNRAYSSRALLLRHRALTHTDIRKYPCENCPKRHIRAQHVGARSHACPECGKTFATSSGLKQHTHIHSSVKPFQCKVCFKAYTQFSNLCRHKRMHVACRALVECGKCGQSFTSYASLTKHKRFCDTASATNVNLRGQIGQGLPQIPPIPNVMNNPNNTNPFPMYRGPALPLPYNTFAHYPAFISAAAAAACPPDFLSPLLFNVQGARLAMEHDLALNASLMAKQQQEERMSVKKETESIDSSTSVDIINKAKEITRDEKDMDVDRVTPKPQEHYVKQSPPSAEEATSKQRPSPVMPLSTTVGPFDFARNETKHNSMYDFSLKNNNETLENKSMSPQPKDLTRNNMSSDVEKQSRYSNLEEETKEQNDQPLDLSVTRKQRDKESDLENDDHSFRNSSIKSYSPAESPVDRENKTPENETTDVDVEAVEPKREDSPVSMMSPPLAFPMAVHAQHNNSLMNAMYPPRFTRFHSTSDSILSAQHSPYVPSPFNFLSPLLGTDGPDRQSSAYAKFRELSAGSGKLRDRYACKFCGKVFPRSANLTRHLRTHTGEQPYKCKYCERSFSISSNLQRHVRNIHNKERPFRCQLCDRCFGQQTNLDRHLKKHEAEGGDSPSSGDTEHDACFDDIRSFMGKVTCSPGAGSPAATSPHPSHAPHPSHRPSALSIST
- the LOC116771443 gene encoding histone-lysine N-methyltransferase MECOM-like isoform X1, which produces MRSKAVAKRLNSLTLRENDGADPATDTAADSHESVSPPPSPSSGASESAPTLVHIKQENMAPGTDMKEYYSALDFGLQESYLTNYEYSRKYFSRPLELPNDRFLDQTKTPDEEDDFMDLEKSEPNLPRELKLMKSGGIVAKAIIPAGTKYGPFNGKSEVFGKNGVRSWLDAAADKSNWFKLVRCATSPHEVNLQHEKFAGQVWYKVTRDVSAGQELLVGAWTSLPLQDVLTTGRESASSHSHQQQDEEDREDTKPRCSFCDEPFPNIDALDRHLIQAHAQPASAYHCELCNRAYSSRALLLRHRALTHTDIRKYPCENCPKVFTDPSNLQRHIRAQHVGARSHACPECGKTFATSSGLKQHTHIHSSVKPFQCKVCFKAYTQFSNLCRHKRMHVACRALVECGKCGQSFTSYASLTKHKRFCDTASATNVNLRGQIGQGLPQIPPIPNVMNNPNNTNPFPMYRGPALPLPYNTFAHYPAFISAAAAAACPPDFLSPLLFNVQGARLAMEHDLALNASLMAKQQQEERMSVKKETESIDSSTSVDIINKAKEITRDEKDMDVDRVTPKPQEHYVKQSPPSAEEATSKQRPSPVMPLSTTVGPFDFARNETKHNSMYDFSLKNNNETLENKSMSPQPKDLTRNNMSSDVEKQSRYSNLEEETKEQNDQPLDLSVTRKQRDKESDLENDDHSFRNSSIKSYSPAESPVDRENKTPENETTDVDVEAVEPKREDSPVSMMSPPLAFPMAVHAQHNNSLMNAMYPPRFTRFHSTSDSILSAQHSPYVPSPFNFLSPLLGTDGPDRQSSAYAKFRELSAGSGKLRDRYACKFCGKVFPRSANLTRHLRTHTGEQPYKCKYCERSFSISSNLQRHVRNIHNKERPFRCQLCDRCFGQQTNLDRHLKKHEAEGGDSPSSGDTEHDACFDDIRSFMGKVTCSPGAGSPAATSPHPSHAPHPSHRPSALSIST
- the LOC116771443 gene encoding histone-lysine N-methyltransferase MECOM-like isoform X3, giving the protein MKMSAADSHESVSPPPSPSSGASESAPTLVHIKQENMAPGTDMKEYYSALDFGLQESYLTNYEYSRKYFSRPLELPNDRFLDQTKTPDEEDDFMDLEKSEPNLPRELKLMKSGGIVAKAIIPAGTKYGPFNGKSEVFGKNGVRSWLDAAADKSNWFKLVRCATSPHEVNLQHEKFAGQVWYKVTRDVSAGQELLVGAWTSLPLQDVLTTGRESASSHSHQQQDEEDREDTKPRCSFCDEPFPNIDALDRHLIQAHAQPASAYHCELCNRAYSSRALLLRHRALTHTDIRKYPCENCPKVFTDPSNLQRHIRAQHVGARSHACPECGKTFATSSGLKQHTHIHSSVKPFQCKVCFKAYTQFSNLCRHKRMHVACRALVECGKCGQSFTSYASLTKHKRFCDTASATNVNLRGQIGQGLPQIPPIPNVMNNPNNTNPFPMYRGPALPLPYNTFAHYPAFISAAAAAACPPDFLSPLLFNVQGARLAMEHDLALNASLMAKQQQEERMSVKKETESIDSSTSVDIINKAKEITRDEKDMDVDRVTPKPQEHYVKQSPPSAEEATSKQRPSPVMPLSTTVGPFDFARNETKHNSMYDFSLKNNNETLENKSMSPQPKDLTRNNMSSDVEKQSRYSNLEEETKEQNDQPLDLSVTRKQRDKESDLENDDHSFRNSSIKSYSPAESPVDRENKTPENETTDVDVEAVEPKREDSPVSMMSPPLAFPMAVHAQHNNSLMNAMYPPRFTRFHSTSDSILSAQHSPYVPSPFNFLSPLLGTDGPDRQSSAYAKFRELSAGSGKLRDRYACKFCGKVFPRSANLTRHLRTHTGEQPYKCKYCERSFSISSNLQRHVRNIHNKERPFRCQLCDRCFGQQTNLDRHLKKHEAEGGDSPSSGDTEHDACFDDIRSFMGKVTCSPGAGSPAATSPHPSHAPHPSHRPSALSIST